The following are encoded together in the Nocardioides thalensis genome:
- a CDS encoding Eco57I restriction-modification methylase domain-containing protein, whose product MGDNTYVGVRIEGGLLPSSLLGRLADPRATGLEGVSGADYGLAHGESVREAANRVWAYLRTVWAGYRTALAELPESDRATSLTRERWLLILLDQFGYGRVPTRTGVEVEGKQFPVSHAWGPVPVHLLGERIDLDRRTAGVAGAAGQAPQSMVQELLNRSDDHLWAILSNGSTLRLLRDSTSLVGSAYVEFDLEAIFEGELFSDFLVMFTLAHATRLAVRDEQIGPDSCWLERWREAAVEAGSRALDQLRVGVVEAIETLGTGFLSHRANVELRAKVEADEISLADFNHALLRVIYRLLFTFVAEDRGVLLDPAADPAVRQRYTDYFSTDRLRRIARNRRGGRHGDRWQALNLVWKGLGDPAGRPELGLVGIGGLFENGPLDFLADAQLTNEALLGAVRALSLVTEKGSGLTRVVDYRSLDSEELGSIYEALLEYVPQWDAANRRFHLGAAAGNSRKTTGSYYTPTPLIETLLDSALDPVIDDAVKNAATAEEAEARLLALTVCDPACGSGHFLVGAARRIAKAVAAARSGDPEPPPEQVRTALREVIGTCIYGVDINPLAAELAKVSLWLEAMEPGRPLAFLDAHVKVGNALVGATPALLEAGLPQEAFKPIEGDDKKVVSTLAKRNKDEASGQGTLFGADEVRVSNAELVAAAAMLGGAGLSLADVHVQQQRLKQYVDSEAYRSAKLHADAWCAAFVWPKTDGAVTCPTNATLDAIRKGSIEEDVQRELEQLAAEYRFFHWHLEFPHLFPTERPDDGGTINPTTGWYGGFSAVVGNPPWEHIELKEQEFFDAREPEIASAAGAKRKRLIANLPETNPALGRAYASAKRNLDGLRHFAANSGRFPLCGRGRIKTDPVFAEMARHLIAGHGRFGLILPTGIATDATTQYFFRDLVETGTLASLYDFENAKPLFEGVHRSFKFCLLTLAGRDDRVPAADFAFFAHDPVDLKKADVRFALTPEEIKLINPNTGTCPVFRSRRDAEITLGIYRRVPVLINENDPVNGNPWGIKFMQGLFNMTSDSHLFHTREELEADGWTLNGNVFEREISSGGGVPFERMLPLYEAKMIHHYDTKWATYEPDGSIRDVTPEEKRDPDFHVMPRYWVHEREMKKALPADFAGTGFFGYRNIARGTDARTIIGTLVPVVPVGHSMPLIFTSGGRPLQAVLTSHATDYVMRQKLGGTNLTYNYVQQLPMPSAEQVGRVRARIEDLVDRLNSQRLDPETNSKLRAEIDALMFHIYDISRDDVDYILETFPIVKRKDLAAHGSYRTKDLILDAYDRLASEVQ is encoded by the coding sequence ATGGGCGACAACACCTACGTCGGTGTGCGGATCGAGGGTGGGCTGCTGCCGTCGTCGTTGCTGGGGCGCTTGGCGGATCCGAGGGCGACGGGCCTGGAGGGGGTGTCGGGTGCGGACTATGGGTTGGCGCACGGGGAGTCCGTGCGGGAGGCGGCCAACCGGGTGTGGGCGTACCTGCGCACGGTGTGGGCGGGGTATCGCACGGCGTTGGCGGAGCTGCCTGAGTCGGACCGTGCCACGTCGTTGACGCGTGAGCGGTGGCTGCTGATCCTGCTCGATCAGTTCGGCTATGGCCGGGTCCCGACCCGTACCGGCGTTGAGGTTGAGGGCAAGCAGTTCCCGGTCTCCCACGCCTGGGGGCCGGTGCCGGTGCACCTGCTCGGTGAGCGGATCGACCTCGACCGTCGTACGGCCGGTGTCGCGGGAGCGGCGGGCCAGGCGCCCCAGTCGATGGTGCAGGAGCTGCTCAACCGGTCCGACGACCACCTGTGGGCGATCCTGTCGAACGGCTCGACCCTGCGGCTGTTGCGGGACTCGACCAGCCTGGTGGGCAGTGCCTATGTTGAGTTCGACCTGGAGGCGATCTTCGAAGGAGAGTTGTTCAGCGACTTCCTGGTGATGTTCACCCTCGCGCACGCGACTCGGTTGGCGGTGCGTGATGAGCAGATCGGACCTGATTCGTGTTGGCTGGAGCGGTGGCGGGAGGCCGCGGTCGAGGCCGGGTCCCGAGCGTTGGACCAGCTGCGGGTCGGGGTGGTGGAAGCGATCGAGACCCTCGGCACCGGCTTCCTCAGCCATCGGGCGAACGTCGAGCTGCGGGCGAAGGTCGAGGCCGACGAGATCAGCCTCGCCGACTTCAACCACGCGCTGTTGCGGGTGATCTACCGGCTGCTGTTCACGTTCGTTGCCGAGGACCGCGGCGTGCTCCTGGACCCGGCTGCGGACCCGGCGGTGAGGCAGCGGTACACCGACTACTTCTCCACCGACCGGCTTCGCCGTATCGCCCGCAACCGTCGCGGCGGTCGACACGGCGACCGTTGGCAGGCGCTGAATCTGGTGTGGAAGGGCTTGGGTGACCCGGCGGGGCGACCCGAGCTCGGGTTGGTCGGCATAGGGGGCCTCTTCGAGAACGGTCCTCTCGACTTCCTCGCTGACGCTCAGCTCACCAACGAGGCCCTCCTGGGCGCGGTTCGCGCACTCAGCCTGGTGACCGAGAAGGGCAGCGGCCTGACCCGGGTCGTGGACTACCGTAGCCTGGACTCCGAGGAACTTGGCTCGATCTACGAGGCGCTGCTCGAGTACGTCCCGCAGTGGGACGCCGCCAACCGCCGCTTCCACCTCGGCGCCGCGGCCGGCAACAGCCGCAAGACCACCGGTTCCTATTACACCCCCACCCCGCTGATCGAGACCCTCCTCGATTCCGCTCTCGACCCAGTCATCGACGACGCGGTCAAGAACGCAGCAACCGCGGAGGAGGCGGAGGCGCGTCTCCTCGCTCTCACCGTCTGTGACCCGGCCTGCGGATCAGGCCACTTCCTGGTGGGGGCCGCCCGTCGCATCGCCAAGGCCGTCGCAGCCGCCCGCAGCGGTGACCCGGAGCCGCCGCCGGAGCAGGTCCGCACCGCGCTGCGTGAGGTCATCGGCACCTGCATCTACGGCGTCGATATCAACCCGCTGGCGGCCGAGCTCGCCAAGGTTTCGCTGTGGCTCGAGGCGATGGAGCCCGGCCGCCCCCTGGCCTTCCTGGACGCCCACGTCAAGGTCGGTAACGCCCTCGTCGGCGCGACTCCTGCGTTGCTCGAAGCTGGCCTGCCGCAGGAGGCGTTCAAGCCCATTGAAGGTGACGACAAGAAGGTCGTCTCGACGTTGGCCAAGCGCAACAAGGACGAGGCCAGCGGGCAGGGCACGCTCTTCGGTGCCGACGAGGTCCGGGTCAGTAACGCCGAGCTCGTGGCCGCAGCAGCAATGTTGGGCGGCGCCGGCCTGTCTCTGGCCGATGTACACGTGCAGCAGCAGCGCCTCAAGCAGTACGTCGATTCAGAGGCGTACCGCTCCGCGAAGCTCCACGCCGACGCCTGGTGCGCCGCGTTCGTGTGGCCGAAGACCGACGGCGCGGTCACGTGTCCCACTAACGCGACCCTGGACGCGATCCGCAAGGGCAGCATCGAGGAAGACGTGCAGCGCGAGCTCGAGCAGTTGGCGGCGGAGTACCGGTTCTTCCACTGGCACCTGGAGTTTCCGCACCTCTTCCCGACCGAGCGTCCCGACGACGGCGGAACCATCAACCCGACCACTGGGTGGTACGGCGGCTTCAGCGCCGTAGTCGGCAACCCGCCGTGGGAGCACATTGAACTGAAAGAGCAGGAATTTTTTGATGCTCGCGAGCCGGAGATCGCCAGCGCAGCGGGCGCTAAGCGGAAGCGGCTGATCGCCAATCTTCCGGAAACCAATCCTGCGCTCGGTCGCGCCTATGCGTCAGCCAAGCGAAACCTCGACGGACTGCGCCATTTCGCGGCCAACTCCGGTCGCTTCCCACTGTGCGGCCGCGGCAGGATCAAGACCGACCCTGTCTTCGCCGAGATGGCACGGCATCTCATCGCCGGGCACGGACGCTTCGGGCTAATCCTGCCAACCGGCATCGCGACCGACGCCACCACCCAGTACTTCTTCCGCGACCTCGTGGAGACGGGCACGCTGGCCAGCCTGTACGACTTCGAGAACGCCAAGCCGCTCTTCGAGGGCGTGCACCGGTCGTTCAAGTTCTGCCTGCTCACGCTCGCCGGGCGCGACGACCGGGTGCCTGCCGCCGACTTCGCGTTCTTCGCCCACGATCCGGTCGACTTGAAGAAGGCCGATGTTCGTTTCGCGTTGACGCCGGAAGAGATCAAGCTCATAAACCCGAACACCGGTACCTGCCCGGTGTTCCGCTCCCGTCGCGATGCCGAGATCACCCTCGGCATCTATCGACGGGTCCCGGTGCTCATCAACGAGAACGACCCCGTCAACGGCAACCCTTGGGGCATCAAGTTCATGCAGGGGCTGTTCAACATGACCAGCGACTCGCACCTCTTCCACACCCGCGAGGAGCTCGAGGCCGACGGCTGGACGCTCAACGGCAACGTCTTCGAGCGCGAAATTTCGAGCGGCGGGGGGGTGCCGTTTGAGCGCATGCTGCCGCTCTACGAGGCCAAGATGATCCACCACTATGACACCAAATGGGCCACCTACGAACCCGACGGATCGATCCGCGACGTCACCCCCGAGGAGAAGCGCGATCCCGACTTCCACGTCATGCCGCGTTACTGGGTCCACGAGAGGGAGATGAAGAAGGCATTGCCGGCCGACTTTGCCGGCACCGGGTTCTTCGGTTATCGCAACATTGCGCGCGGGACGGATGCTCGGACGATTATCGGGACATTGGTTCCTGTTGTGCCGGTGGGTCACAGCATGCCGCTGATCTTCACCAGCGGCGGCCGCCCGCTCCAAGCCGTTCTGACTTCCCACGCGACGGACTATGTGATGCGACAGAAGCTCGGTGGCACCAATCTGACCTACAACTACGTGCAGCAATTGCCGATGCCGTCCGCGGAGCAGGTCGGTCGAGTTCGCGCTCGGATTGAGGACCTCGTTGACCGCCTCAACTCCCAGCGCCTGGACCCGGAGACCAACTCCAAGCTGCGCGCCGAAATCGACGCCTTGATGTTCCACATCTACGACATCTCCCGTGACGACGTCGACTACATCCTGGAGACGTTCCCAATCGTGAAGAGGAAGGACCTCGCTGCCCACGGCAGTTACCGCACCAAGGACCTCATCCTCGACGCCTACGACCGGCTCGCGTCGGAGGTGCAGTGA
- a CDS encoding helicase-related protein: MAFRPGSLVSARGREWVVLPDSADDLLVLRPLGGTDDDVAAVLPAIEDVTAASFPPPSPSDLGDQTSAALLRSALQIGFRSSTGPFRSLAGLAVEPRSYQLVPLLMAMRQETVRLLIADDVGIGKTVEAGLIAAELLANGDARALSVLCSPALAEQWQRELREKFGLDAELVLPSTVKRLQRGLIGSETIFERYPVTVVSTDFIKADRRRHEFLRTAPDLVIVDEVHTAVADGGPGGKARTQRYELVRALADNAERHLVLVSATPHSGKEEAFRNLIGLLHPDLATIELDKPSGRELLARHFVQRRRADIRRYLDETTPFPRDRETKEISYSLGADYKALFDDVLAYARGSIRTDGTAVQQRVSYWSALALLRALASSPRAAVQTLNTRAARVASVEEADAIGRAVVLDQADDEATEAADATPGADDSETSSREQRLLRDFRARAEKLEGKADTKLAVLTKAVKHLLADGFQPIVFCRFIDTAEYVGEHLARELKRNTTVATVTGTLPPEERSARIAALAEVEGNRVLVATDCLSEGVNLQDQFQAVLHYDLAWNPTRHEQREGRVDRFGQKADVVRAVTLFGADNQIDGLVLDVLIRKHAAIRKATGVSVPVPDNNQAVVEALMEGLLLRGQDSYQESLDLGLDRQIRDLEREWESAAEREKQSMTKYAQHAIHPQEVAAEVAEIRAGIGDNASIHAFVRSALAAFNSTVRSIDGGLTATTGTLPTGLLDALPPGRPDPITFRDDFPVGMGEAVLHRTDPTVSAVASFVLEAALDPTLPDQLRPARRCAAVRSAHVATRTTLLLVRYRFHLTLPSRAGERTVVAEDARLLAFEGSPTSARWLEDEQVELLSAAKATGNIPQMQAQDFVRRVIDQLAEVNAHLDEVGDDIAARITASHRRVREASGEIKRGLSVKVERPADVLGIYVFLPEAGA; encoded by the coding sequence GTGGCATTTCGGCCCGGCAGCCTGGTCTCGGCGCGCGGTCGTGAATGGGTGGTGCTACCCGACAGCGCCGACGACCTGCTCGTTCTACGACCGTTGGGCGGCACCGACGACGACGTCGCGGCGGTGTTGCCTGCGATCGAGGACGTGACAGCGGCGTCGTTCCCGCCGCCGAGTCCGAGCGACTTGGGTGACCAGACCAGCGCCGCTCTGCTCCGCAGCGCCCTGCAGATCGGATTCCGTTCCAGCACGGGTCCCTTCCGGAGCCTTGCCGGTCTTGCGGTCGAGCCGCGCTCCTACCAGTTGGTTCCCCTGCTCATGGCGATGCGTCAGGAGACCGTTCGGCTCCTCATCGCCGACGACGTCGGCATTGGCAAGACGGTGGAAGCGGGACTGATCGCCGCGGAGCTGCTCGCCAACGGTGACGCCCGTGCGCTGTCTGTGCTGTGCAGCCCCGCTCTCGCCGAGCAGTGGCAGCGCGAGCTGCGGGAGAAGTTCGGTCTCGACGCCGAGCTGGTTCTGCCCAGCACCGTCAAGCGACTCCAGCGCGGGCTGATCGGCAGCGAGACGATCTTCGAGCGCTACCCGGTGACGGTGGTCTCGACTGACTTCATCAAGGCCGACCGCCGCCGCCACGAGTTCCTTCGCACGGCGCCCGATCTGGTCATCGTTGACGAGGTCCACACCGCCGTGGCCGACGGCGGGCCAGGTGGCAAGGCCCGCACCCAGCGTTACGAGCTCGTCCGCGCGCTGGCGGACAATGCTGAGCGCCACCTCGTGCTGGTCTCTGCCACACCACACAGCGGCAAGGAGGAGGCGTTCCGCAACCTGATCGGCCTCCTGCACCCCGACCTCGCGACCATCGAGCTCGACAAGCCGTCGGGCCGCGAGCTGCTCGCCCGGCACTTCGTGCAACGCCGCCGTGCCGACATTCGCCGCTATCTCGACGAAACCACCCCGTTCCCGAGGGACAGGGAGACCAAGGAGATCTCCTACTCGCTGGGTGCCGACTACAAGGCGCTCTTCGACGACGTGCTCGCCTACGCCCGGGGTTCGATCCGCACCGACGGCACCGCCGTGCAGCAGCGCGTCTCCTACTGGTCGGCACTCGCCCTTCTCCGTGCTCTCGCCTCCAGCCCGCGAGCCGCAGTGCAGACCCTCAACACCCGCGCTGCGCGCGTCGCGTCCGTGGAGGAGGCCGACGCCATCGGACGGGCGGTCGTCCTCGACCAAGCCGACGACGAAGCCACCGAAGCGGCCGACGCCACGCCCGGGGCAGACGACTCAGAGACCAGCAGCCGCGAGCAGCGGCTGCTCCGTGATTTCCGCGCCCGCGCAGAGAAGCTGGAGGGCAAGGCCGACACCAAGTTGGCCGTGCTCACGAAGGCCGTCAAGCACCTCCTGGCAGACGGATTCCAGCCGATCGTCTTCTGCCGCTTCATCGACACCGCCGAATACGTCGGCGAGCACCTCGCACGCGAGCTCAAGCGCAACACCACCGTCGCCACCGTCACCGGCACCCTCCCTCCCGAGGAGCGCAGTGCCCGGATAGCCGCGCTCGCCGAGGTCGAGGGCAACCGGGTGCTGGTGGCGACCGACTGCTTGTCGGAGGGCGTCAACCTCCAGGACCAGTTCCAAGCCGTGCTCCACTACGACCTGGCGTGGAACCCCACCCGTCACGAGCAGCGCGAGGGCCGCGTCGACCGATTCGGTCAGAAGGCCGACGTGGTGCGCGCCGTCACGCTCTTCGGCGCCGACAACCAGATCGACGGTCTCGTCCTCGACGTCCTGATCCGCAAGCACGCTGCGATCCGAAAGGCGACGGGAGTCAGCGTGCCAGTGCCGGACAACAACCAGGCCGTTGTCGAGGCCCTCATGGAGGGCTTGTTGCTCCGGGGCCAGGACTCCTACCAGGAGTCGCTCGACCTGGGGCTTGACCGGCAGATCCGCGACCTCGAGCGCGAGTGGGAGAGCGCGGCGGAGCGGGAGAAGCAGTCGATGACGAAGTATGCCCAGCACGCGATCCATCCCCAGGAAGTCGCCGCTGAAGTGGCCGAGATCCGCGCCGGCATCGGCGACAACGCCAGCATCCACGCCTTCGTGAGGTCGGCGCTCGCGGCGTTCAACTCTACGGTTCGCAGCATCGACGGCGGTTTGACCGCGACGACCGGCACGCTGCCCACCGGCTTGCTGGACGCGCTGCCGCCGGGAAGGCCTGACCCGATCACCTTCCGTGACGACTTCCCCGTCGGCATGGGAGAGGCGGTCCTTCACCGCACGGACCCCACGGTCTCGGCGGTCGCGAGCTTCGTGCTCGAAGCGGCCCTCGACCCGACCCTGCCCGACCAGCTGCGCCCGGCGCGCCGTTGCGCAGCTGTACGCAGTGCCCACGTCGCCACCCGCACCACGCTGTTGCTCGTGCGCTACCGCTTCCACCTCACCCTGCCGAGCCGCGCCGGTGAGCGCACCGTGGTTGCCGAGGATGCCCGGCTGCTCGCGTTCGAGGGCTCTCCGACCAGTGCTCGATGGCTGGAGGACGAACAGGTCGAGCTCCTCAGCGCAGCAAAGGCCACCGGCAACATCCCACAGATGCAGGCCCAGGACTTCGTACGACGCGTCATCGACCAGCTCGCCGAGGTGAACGCACATCTTGACGAGGTCGGCGACGACATCGCGGCCCGGATCACCGCGTCCCACAGGCGGGTCCGCGAAGCCAGCGGCGAGATCAAGCGTGGCCTGAGCGTTAAGGTCGAGCGGCCCGCCGACGTACTCGGGATCTACGTGTTCCTCCCCGAGGCAGGTGCCTGA